CAGGCGTACGCGCAGGGTGCCGGGCGAGGTCTGGACGAGCTGGTACTGCCCGAGCCCGGGGACGCGGTCGAGCAGCGTGCCGAAGAGCATCGGGGACAGGGAGACGGGCTCGCCGTGGGCGCCGGGGAAGGTGAGCAGGTCGGCGGCGCGTCCGTGCACCTGGACGGCGGGGAAGACGCTGCCGCACGGGCACGGGTCCGGGCGCAGCAGGATGCTGTCGCCGAGGTCGTAGCGGAGGATCGGCTGCACCCGGTTGGCGAGGTTGCTGAGCAGGACCGTGTGGGACAGCTCGCCGGGCGGCACCGGCCGGTGGTCGGCGTCGACCGGCTCGAGGACGGCCCAGTCGCTGCAGACGTGGTACCAGCCGTGCGCGCAGCCCATGGCGAGGAAGCTGCATTCGGTGGCGGCGTAGGCGGTGCTGACCTTGGCGCCGAACGCGGCGGCGAGGCGCTCCCGGCGGCCGGTCGTGCAGGTTTCGCCGCCGGGGACGACCAGCGCGGGGCGGATGCGCAGGCGGCCGGCTTCCTGTTCCCCGGCCAGCAGGGTGAGCATGCCGAGGAACCCGCTGAGGACGGCGGGGTCGAACCGGTTGAGCTCCTCGACCAGGTCCGGCAGCGGCCGGCGGATCGAGAAGACCCGCATCCGGCGGCCGAGACGGGGGTGGTCCAGCTGGAACCGGGCCGTTCCCGCCACGGTGAAGAAGTGCCCGCCGGGTGCGGTGACGATCGCCGTGCGGCCACCGCGGGCGAGCATGCGGACGGCGTCCCGCGCGGCCAGCATGCCGCCGGCGCGGGAGGCGAGCGCGGTCTCCATGCCCGTGGCCCGTTCGTCGAGCAGGAACAGGCCGCGCACGCCACTGGTGCCGGACGTGGTGGCGACCAGGTACTTGCCCAGGAACCGGTGCCCCACGAGGCCGGGGTCGGCCACGAACGCCTCGACCTTCTCCCGGGTCACCTCGCGGTCGGTGACCCAGTCGTCGAACCGGGCCATCAGGGTCTCCTTGCCGGTGACGGGAAGCCGGGCCGGGTCGTCGACGTCGCCGGGCAGGCCGCGGTAGAGCTCGCGGTAGAACGGCGAGTTCGCGCGCGCCCAGGCCACCAGCGCGGCCAGGTGCGCGCGCTGCTGCCGGGCGATTTCCGGGGGACCGCCCCGGGCGGCACGGCGTGCGTCACGGGCGAGTTGCCGACGGTTTTCCGCCATGGGGCCCGGATCCTTTCTCGTTCGTGGTTCGCCGCCCCGCGGAAAGCAGGCCGTACGAAACGATGTCGAGGGCGTGCTCGGCGGCCTCCCACAGTTCGTCCTGCGACCGGCCGAGCTGAGCGCCGGCCAGGCCGGCCTGCTGGATGGCGCCGAGCACGGCCCCGGTCATCGCCGCGGCGGTGACCGGGTCCAGCTCGCCGGGAAAGGCGTTCACCAGTCCGTCGGTGACCTGTCGCTGCATGTCCAGCAGGAGGTGCATCCCCTTGGCCTGCAGCGCCGGCGTCGTCAACGCGAGGCGGGCGGTCGCCGACAGCTCGGCGGGCTCCTTGCGGGCGGTGCCGGGCCGGCGGTGGGCGGCGTAGGCCCGGAACGCCCTCCGCACCACCTCGCCCGGGCTCTCGCCGGGCCGGCGGTCCGCGATCGCGGCCAGCAGGACGCCGACTTCCAGGTCGAGCTCGCCGAACAGCACGTCGGCCTTGGTGCGGAAGTAGTTGAAGAAGGTCTTGGGGTCGACGTCCGCCGCCTTGGCGACCTGGTCCACGGTCGTCTCTTCGTAGCCCTGCTCGTCGAACAGCCGGATCGCCGCCGAGACGATCCGCTGCCGGGTTTCCCGCTTCTTGCGGTCGCGCCGCGACTCCGCCACGGCGCAAATTTACAGACTCCGGAAAATTACAGCAACTGGAAGTTTATCGGCGTGACCGGCCGTGCCTCCCCGGCGTCCCAGCGGTGTCCCACGGGGGTGACGTTCCCGCTGGCCCAGTGGGTGGGATCGTCCCGGCGTCCCGAGTTGGGCGCCGACCGGCGACCGGCGAGGGCGACCACTGCCAGCCTCCTCGCCATGCAAAGACTCGCTCTGGCCGTCGCGGTGCTGCTGGTGCTCCCCGCCTCGGCCACCACCACCGCCGCGGCCGAACCCGTCGCGGTGTGCGGGCACACCGGTTCCCAGCCCACCCTGCAGCAAGGGGCGACCGGCGCCGCGGTCGCCGAGGCCCAGTGCGAACTGAACCTGGCCACCAAGGCGAGCCGGTACACGCCGATCGGCGCGGACGGCTCCTTCGGCCCGGCGACCGACGTCCGCGTACGCGTGTTCCAGCGGTGCGCCGCGCTGAGCGTGGACGGCCAGGTCGGGCCGAACACGTGGGCCGCGCTGAACTCGTGGGCCGCGCGGCCGAAGAAGTGCGCCACCCAGGGCACGGCGGACGCCGCGCAGGGCGTGGTGTGCGGCCACTCGACGGCCCGGCCGACCCTGCAGAGCGGCTCCACCGGCACGGACGTCAAGGAGCTCCAGTGCCGGCTGAACCTCGCCATGGAGCCGGGCCACTACCCGCCGCTGACGATCGACGGCAATTTCGGGGACGGCACCCGCACCCGGGTGATCCAGTTCCAGCACTGCGTCAACGCCAGTGCCGACGGGGTCGCCGGGCCCACCACGTGGGCGAAGGTCACCGACTGGTCCAGCCGCAACGCCTACTGCGTGCCGCCGAAGCCCGCCGGCCACCCGATCGACGGCGTGGACACGGCCAAGTACCAGCACCCCGGCGGCGCGCCGATCAACTGGGGCGCGGTGAAGGCGTCCGGTGTCGAGTTCGTGACCGTCAAGGCGACCCGCGGCCTGAACGTCACCGACGAGTACCTGGCCACGGACCTGCCCGCCGCCCGCACCGCCGGCCTCGCCGTGGGGCCGTACCACTTCTACACGGGCACGGCGGCCAACACCGGTGGTGCGCAGGCGGACCGGTTCATCGCCGCGGTGCGGGCGACCGGGTACACCGGCAAACGCGCCGGTGACCTGCCGCCCGTGTTCGACCTGGAGTGGAAGGACGACGGCTCCGGCGGCTGCCCGCCGTACGTCACCGTCGCCGACGCCAAGGCGTGGCTGGACAAGGTGCAGGCGGCGTTCGGCCGGACCCCGATCATCTACACCCAGAAGTCGTTCCTGGACGCGTGCCTGGGCGGCACCACGGCGCTCGCCGCCTATCCTATGCAGCTCGCCGACTACCGCCAGTCCGTCACGCAGCCGGCGCTGCCCGCCGGGTCGAAGACCTGGCTGATGTGGCAGTACACCGACGCGGCCATCCCCGACGGCATCCCGGCCCCGGCGACCGGGGACGTCTTCAACGGCACCCAGGCCGATCTCGACCAGCTCGCCAACCGCTGAATCCCCGCTAGGAAAGGACGAGAATGACTCTCCCCATGAGCCGCCGCACGGTGCTCCGCGGCGCGGTGGTGCTCGGCGCGGCCGCGGCCGTCAGCCCGCTGCTGCTGACGGGTACCGCCGAGGCGTACCCGTGGTCCCGCACCCTGGTGCAGGGCACCACGGGCGCCGACGTCACCGAACTCCAGATCCGGGTGGCGGGCTGGGCGGCCGACTCGCCCAGCCACAGCCGGGTCTCGATCGACGGCGAGTTCGGCCCCGGCACGGCCGCGGCGGTCCGCAGGTTCCAGGCGGCCTACGGCCTGGGCGCGGACGGCCAGGCCGGCCCGGCCACCCAGTCCGCGCTCAACGCGCTGGAGCAGAGCGACGGGTCCACCGCGCACTTCAACTTCAGCGAGTTCACCGACCGGGTGAGCGGCACCTTCAACGGCGGCAAGGTCAGCGCGGCCACCGCCGAGGAGAACGCCCGCCGCTGCATGTACAAGCTGGAGGCGCTGCGCAAGAAGCTCGGGAACAAGCCGATCACGGTGAACTCCGGGTTCCGCAGCATCGCGCACAACTCGGAGATCGGCGGCGCCAGCGACAGCATGCACCTGTACGGCACCGCGGCCGACCTGGACGTGCCGGGCGTGGCCAACAAGACCGTCTACCAGAAGGCCGAGACCTGCGGGTTCTCCGGCCTCGAGACCTACAACACCGACCACCAGCACGTGGACAGCCGGGCCGACCTCGGCCGCGCGTGGTGGTGGGAGAACGGGACGGTCTGACCGGCGACTGGGGGTCTGACGCCGGAAACCCCGCCCTCGGGGGTTTCCGGCGTCAGCACGTCGCTTCGCCCGGCTCGCGCTCAGTGCGGCTGCGGGTTCTGCAGGGCCGCCGAGCAGGACGGCCAGTCGTGGAAGTCGTGGTGCGCGCTCCACAGGCGGTGCGCCGCGTCGATGTTCCAGACCGGGTCGAACGCCTGCCGCGGCGTGCCACCCAGGTCCAGCAGGCGGGCGTCGGAGATCTGGAAGATCCCCCAGTTGCGGCTGCCGTTCGTGTTCGGCAGCACCCACAGCGGGTCGAGGAACGAGGCGCAGCGGGCGATCGCGACCGCGGTGTCCGGTGCCTCGGTGAACACGGCCCGGATCCGCTGCTCCACCATGACCGCCGACCAGCCCGCCAGGCTGGTCCGGTGGTCGTACAGCGCGGTCTTGGTGGCCTCGTCGACCACGCCGCGAGCGGGCAGGCCGGCCAGCACCTGGAACGCGGTGACCCGGCGCAGCGTTTCCGGGCCGAACGAGCCGTCGACCGAGAGCCGTCCCTGGGCCGAGACCAGCAGGTTCTGCACCTCGGTGACGCACTCGTCGTGCTGGCCCATGCTCACCGGCGGCCGGCAGGCCGCGGAGAACAGCATCCGGTCGGCGTACCGGCCGGGAGCCGGTTCGGACCCGTCGGCGGTGACCCAGACCAGGCCGCCCGCCAGCAGGACCACGATCGCGATGGCGACCGCCGCGTACCCGCGCCTGCGGGGCAGCCGCACCCGCGGCGGCGCGGTCGCGGGGACGACCGGCGGCTCGCCGTGCTCCGGCGGCACCTCCTCGACCCGGACGGCGTCGGCCAGGGCCCACAGCTGGTGCAGCTCGCGCAGTTCCTCCGCGGACGCACCACAGACCTTGGCGAACGAGTGGACCACGCGGTAGTCGGCGGGGACGCTCTTGCCGGAGCAGTACCGGTGCAGGCTGGAGCCGCTGGCCCCGGCCTGCCGGCCGAGACGTTCGTAGCCCTGCCCGCTGCGGTCCTTCAGCATGCGCAGGTAGGCGGCGAACTTGTCCGTGTGCAGTGTCACGTGACTGGAACACCTCGCTCGGGCAGCGGATGACGGACGGAAGTTAACACCGTCCAGCCGGACACCGGGCGGAAACCAACGGATTGCGCCACCCGGCCGACCGCCGACCGCCCATGTAGGGGCAACCCGCCGTCACACCCGTGGTTCCCCGGTCAGCGCAGCCAGCGCAGGGCCGCGTCGGCGCAGTCCTCGGGGCTGGTGTTGAACGCGATGGCCGCGGCGGGCGCGTGCTGCCGGACCAGGTTGACCACTCGCTCGAAGAGCTCGAGCAGGGGCTCGTGCGTGCGGATGCCGCCGCCGATCACCACGCACGCGTAGGCGTCGGCGGCCAGCGCCGCCTCGATCGTTCGCTCAGGATGCTCGTCGAGGGACACCAGGCAGTAGTCGGCCGCGATGCCGTGCTCGTCGAAGCGGGCCTGGCCGCGAGCTATCGCGGCCTGGACCGGTTCGGGGTCCCAGCCGTCGAGCTTGGCGGGGTCGAGACCGATGACCAGCACTCGTGTCATCGCCGAGACGATACGCCGGCATCGGCCGCGAGCTGTTGCCGTCCGCCGCCTCCTCCGGCGATCATGGTGGCCGTGCCCGATGAGCCAGCACCCGGCCGGCGGCCGTCCGGCATCCCGCCGCTGGCCGCGGAGGACCACACCTGCGCCGAGTGCGGGCTCTCCTATCCGACGCTCACGATCGAGGCCGCCCGCGCGATCATCGGGTCGCTGCCTCATGCGGTGGCCGCCGCGGTCGGGCAGGCGGCCACGCGGGACCTCCGGCGCCGGCCGGCACCGGACCGCTGGTCGGCGCTGGAGTACCTCTGCCACCTGCGCGACGTCTGCGTCACCTACACGATCCGGTTGCACCGGGCCCGCACCGAGGACCGGCCCGTTCTCGAGCCGATGCTCAACGACCTGCGCGCACGACGTTTCCGCTACAACGAGCGCTCCTTCGACGGAGTGCGCGACGAACTCGCGGCCTGCGCCGCCGGGCTCGGCGAAGAGATCGAGCGGCTGACCCCGCCGGACCGCGAACGCACCGTGACCCGGCTCGCGGGCGAGCACCGCACGGCCCGGTGGCTGGTCCGCCAAGCCGCCCACGAGGTCGCGCACCACCTCGAAGACATCAGGCACTGCCTGAGCGGGAGCACCCCCTAGTGTCGCGCGGTGCCGCGGCTTGTCGTGAGTGAGAAACAGGGTTAGAACACGGTTTCTCACTCACGACAACCACGGTAGACCGCGCGACGCCAGCCGCTCGTGGCTGGTCCACACCACTGGCCGTGCGCAGCTTTTCCTTGGCGGGGAACAGAAACCGGCCACTGGCCGGATCCGGACACCTTCGTCACCGCGGCCGGACCACTCTCCGTAGGACGGTTGCACCATCCGGGGTAATTCCCGCCGTATCGGTCACATCCGGCCGTGCGTCGTCGATGTGCCCGGCGGGGATCCCCACCGGGTGCGTGGGGACGGACCACTTTGGGGGGAATGACTCGTGCTGCTTTCTTCGCGATCGCGCGGCAGGATCGCCTTGGCCACCGCGCTCACCGCGGCCTTCGCGCTGTTCGCACCGGGCGTCGCGCACGCGGCGCCACCGTCCAACGACGACTTCGACCAGGCGGCGGCCGTCACCGCCTTGCCGTTCACCGCACAGCAGGACTCCAGTGAGGCCACCCAGGCCCCCGACGACCCGTCCTGGTGCCAGCCCTACGACGTCCGCGGCAGCGTCTGGTTCCGCTACACCGCCACCGAGGACGGGTACCTGCGCGCCACGACCCAGGGCAGTGACCGGTCGATGATCCTGGCGGTCCACTCGGGAACCCGCGGCACCCTCCGGGGGATCACCTGCGATTCCGGGACGGCCGCGACCACGACGTTCCGGGCGACCGCCGGCACGACGTACTCCTTCATGGTCTCCGGCTACGACGTCCCGGGCGGCGCGCTCGCGTTCGCCCTGGACTCCGTCGCGCCCGCGGCCAACGACGACTTCGCCGCCGCGCAACCGGTGCCCGCGGTGCCGTTCTCCGCGCAGCCGGACTTCTCGGTCGCCTCCTACGAGGCCGACGAGCCCGGGTCGACCTGCCAGTTCGAAGGCAACCTCGTCCCCTCGGTCTGGTACGCCTACACGAACTCCGGGGCCGCGAAGCCGGTCACCGCGCGCACCGTCGGGAGCGGCTCGGCCGTCTCGGTGTACACCGGGGCGAGCCTGCCGGAGCTGAAGCAGGTCGCCTGCAAGGCGGACGCCTACGGGCAGCCGACCGCGTTCCGGGCCGACGCCGGCGCGACCTACTACGTCCGCGTCACCGGGCCCGCCGACAACCGCGGGCCCGTCACGCTGACCCTGGACGACGCGCCGGCGCTGGACCCGTCGGTCGACCAGTCGCCGTCCTACCCGACGGTCTACGACACCGTTTCGTTCTCCGCCGGGTCCTGGAACGACATCGACGAGCCGATGACGGTGGCCTGGGACTTCGGGGACGGCGCCACGGCCCCGGCCACCACGCAGCCCGTTTCCCACCGCTACGCCAAGGACGGCACGTACACCGCCACCCTGCACGCGACGTCGCCGGACGGCCGGACGGCCACCAAGACGGCCCAGGTCGTGGTGACGACGCACGACGTCGGGATCGCCCGGTTCTCCGTGCCCGCCTCGGCCAGGGAAGGCGACAGCAAGCCGATCTCGGTCGACGTGTCCAACACCCGCTACACCGAAACGGCGACCGTCGTGCTGTCCAAGCACGACGGGACGTGGTGGCGGGAGGTCGGCCGGCTCACCCTCGAGGTGCCCGCGCGGCCGACCCGCACGGTGCGGTTCCCGTTCTCCTACACCTTCAGCCCCGATGACGCGGCCCTGGGCAAGGTCGCCTTCCGCGCCGAGCTGAAGCTGGACTACCCGGTGACCGATGCCCGGCCGGCGGACAACGAAGTGATCGCCATCGCCACGACCGTGAAACCGCGCGGCAGCCGCGTCGTCGCCGTCTGAGCCCAGGGGGAAAAGATGAAGCACTCAGCTTTCCGGCGCCTGCTCGTCGCCGGTCTCGCCGTCGCGGCCGCCCTGGTGGCGCCGGCGACCGCGTACGCCGAAGCGCCGTCGAACGACGACTTCGCCACCGCCACCACCGTCACCGCCCTGCCGTTCAAGGCGACCCAGGACGTCGGGGAAGCCACGGCGAGCGCCGACGACCCGACCTCGTGCTACGCCTGGATCGCCTCGAGCGTCTGGTACGACTACACCGCGTCCGCCGACGGGTTCGTCCGGGCGCTGCCGTCGGGCACCGGCCAGCTGCCGTTCGTCGCCGTGTACACCGGCGAGCGCGGCGCCCTGGCCCAGGTCCCCGGCGCCTGCGCGGAGTGGGACAACGGCCCGTCGGTGACGTTCCCGGTGACCGCCGGGCAGACGTACCACATCATGCTGTTCAAGCAGTACTCCGGCGCCGGCCAGCCGACCACGCTGGACATCAGCAGCGTCCCGCGGGAGCCCAACGACGACTTCGCGACGGCCGCGGTGGCCACGCTGCCCGGGACGTTCTCGGGCGACCTGACGCGATCCACGGCCGAACCGGGCGAAGCGGCGCCGAGCTGCGATCCCGGCGCGGACCAGTCCGTCTGGTACCGGTACACCCCGGACCGCACCCGGCCGATCAGCGTGGAAGCGCGCTCGCGGTGGTCGCCTTCGGTCGCCGTGTACCGGGGTGACGCGCTCCCGGCACTGTCCGAAGTGGACTGCAAAGCGGCGCTGGACACCACCAAGAGGGTCGTGTTCACCGCCACGGCTGGGCAGCAGTACTGGATCCGGGTGGCCGACGACGCCGAAGACGCGTCCTGGTACGACATCCGCCTGACGACCGCGCCGGCGTTGACGCCCAACGCGAACACCTGGCCCAGCACCCCGTCGGTGTTCGACGACGTCTCCTTCTCGGTGAATGCGGGCGACCGCCTCGGCCGGCCACTCGTCCGAGGCGAGCTGAAGTTCGGCGACGGCACGTCGGTCCAGCTCACCTCGAACACCTCGGTGACCCACCGGTACGCCGCCGACGGCGACTACCACCTGGAGATCAGCGCGACGACCGACGACGGCCGTTCCGGCACCGGTTCCCAGACACTGCACGTGGAGACGCACGACGTGACCCTGACGGGGCTGTCCCTGCCCGCCCAGGCGCGGGTGGGCCAGACCAAGCCGGTCAAGGTGTCGGTGGTGAACAACCGCTACGACGAGAAGGTCGTCGTCTCGCTGAGGAGGAAGGCCGAGAGCGGCTACTACCAGGAAGTGGGCACGCTGACCCAGTGGGTGCCGGCCGGCGGCCGGGTGGACTTCCCGTTCGCCTACACCTACACCGCGGCCGACGCGGCGGCGGGCCAGGCGGAGTTCGAGGTGACGGCGAGCATCGACGGCCGTTACGACGGTGACGACCACGCGGTGGACAACCGCTTGACCGCGTCCACCGCGGTCCGCGCCCAGTCGGGCCTCCGGGCGAGCTGAGGCCCCGCCGGGGGGCGCCACGGATCGACGAAGCCCACCGACAGCGACCCTGAAATCCGGGGAAGTCGTTGGTGGGCTTCGTCGTTCCGGCCGCGCGCCGTCGGAGACCCGAACTCCTGACGGCGAGATGACCAAAGTCCCGCCGGTTCGTGACCGCCGGCCACAGTCTCCCGCCGGGCGGGTCGGCGATCGTCGGCCTCACCGTCCACCGAGGAGTGAACATGAAGGCTGCCGTCGTCACGGAATTTTCGTCCCCGCTCGAGCTGCGTGAGGTCCCGGTCCCGGAACCCGGGCCGGGGCAGCTGCTCGTGCGGCTGGAGACCTGCGGGATCTGCCACACGGACATCCACGCCGCCCACGGTGACTGGCCGGTCAAGCCGGCGCTGCCGTTGATCCCGGGCCACGAGGGTGTCGGCGTCGTCGAGCGCGTCGGCGCTGGGGTGGCGGAGAGCCGGCTCGGGCAGCGGGTCGCCCTGCCGTGGCTCGGCTCGGCGTGCGGCGAATGCGGCTTCTGCGTCTCCGGCTGGGAAACCCTGTGCGAGTCGCAGCAGAACACCGGCTATTCGATCGACGGCGGGTACGCCGAGTACGCCGTGGCGGACGCGCGCTACGCGGTCCCCGTGCCGGACGGCGTCCCGCCGATCGAGGCGTCTCCGCTGACGTGCGCCGGCGTGACGACGTACAAGGCGGTCAAGGTGGGCAACGTCCGCCCGGCCGACCGGGTCGCGATCTTCGGGGTCGGCGGTCTCGGCCACCTCGCGATCCAGTACGCCCGCATCGCGGGCGGCTTCGTCACGGCGGTCGACATCGAGCCCGGGAAGCTCGACCTGGCCCGCGAACTCGGCGCCGACCTCGTGGTCGACGCGAGTGCCGGTGACCCGGCCGACGCCATCCAGGCCGAGGGCGGCGCCGACGTCGCGATCGTGCTGGCCGCGACGCCGAGCGCGTTCGAGCAGGCGTTGCGGTCCCTGCGCCGGGGCGGCCGCCTGGTGTGCGTCGGCATCCCGGCGGGCGGTGTCCTCCCGGTGCCGATCTTCGAGGCCGTGATCAAGGGCATCTCGGTGATCGGCTCGATCGTGGGCACGCGCAAGGACCTGGCGGAGGTGTTCGCGCTGCACGCGGCCGGCCGTACGACGGTGACCGCCGAGGCGCGCAAGCTCGAGGACATCAACCAGGCGTTCGCGGACGTGCTGGGCAACCGCGTCCCGGCGCGGCTGGTGATCGAGTACTGATCCCGGCCTGGGCCTCCTTGCGCGGTCGCTATTCAGTGTTACTATGTACTGGTAGTCAGTGACACTGAATAGCGATCAGGGGTGTGGATGGGCAAGCTGGCGACGGAGATGCTCAAGGGGACGCTGGAGGGCATCGTCCTCGCGATCCTGGCCGGCCGGCCCGCGTACGGCTACGAGATCACGGCGGGCCTCCGGGCCCAGGGGTTCTCCGACATCGCCGAAGGCACCGTCTACGCGCTGCTGGTCCGGATCGAGCAGCGGGGCCTCGTCGACGTGGAGAAGGTTCCCTCCGAGAAGGGCCCGCCGCGCAAGGTGTTCTCCCTGAACGCCGAGGGGCGGGAATACCTCGAGGAGTTCTGGAAGACCTGGAGCTTTCTCGTCGAACGGCTCGAACGGCTCCGCGAAGGGGGTAAGTGACCATGGTGGTTTCGAAGATCGTCGAGACGCTGATCGGTCCCAAGAAGCAATGGCGGCAGTACAAGGCGCGCGTGAAACAGCTTCCCGAGAGCTACCGCACGGCGATCGAAGCGCTGGAGCGGTACCTGATGTACTTCGGCGGGGCAGGTGACGGGGTCGCGATCTTCCAGGACCTCATCGACCTGTTCGAGCAGAGCGCGGCGAACGGGACGCCGATCCGCGAGATCGTCGGGGAAGACCCCGTGGAGTTCATCGAACTGTTCGCCCGGAACTACCCGCAGGGGCAGTGGGTCGTCCGCGAACGGAACCGGTTGACCGCCGCCATCGAGCGTGCCGCCGGAGAAGACGCCGGGAAGAAGAGAGCGGTCTGATGGCCGAAGACGTGATCCGGGTGCGTGGTCTGGAGAAGTCGTTCAAGGCGCTGCGGGTGCTGCGCGGCGTGGACTTCGACGTCGAGCGGCGCAGCATCTTCGCCCTGCTCGGCTCCAACGGGGCGGGCAAGACCACGGTGATCAAGATCCTGTCCACTTTGCTCAAGGCCGACGCGGGAACGGCCACCGTCAACGGCTTCGACGTCGCCACGCAGGCCGAGCAGGTGCGGGGCTCCTTCAGCCTCACCGGGCAGTTCGCGGCCGTCGACGAAATCCTCAGCGGACGCGAGAACCTCGTGCTGGTCGCCCGGCTCCGCCACCTCGAGAACCCCGGCAAGATCGCGGACGACCTGCTCGACCGGTTCTCGCTGACCGACGCGGCCACGCGGAAGGTGTCGACGTATTCGGGTGGCATGCGCCGCCGTCTCGACATCGCCATGAGCCTGATCGGCGATCCGCCGGTCATCTTCCTCGACGAGCCGACGACCGGGCTCGACCCCCAGGCGCGCATCGAGGTGTGGCAGACCGTCAAGGAGCTCGCCGGCCGCGGGACGACGGTGCTGCTGACGACGCAGTACCTGGAGGAGGCCGAACAACTCGCCGACCGGATCGCGATCCTGCACGAAGGCCGGATCATCGTGAACGGGACCCTCGCCGAGCTCAAGCAACTGCTGCCGCCGGCCAAGGTCGAATACGTCGAGAAGCAGCCGACCCTCGAGGAGGTCTTCCTCGCGCTGGTCGGCGGCGACCGCACCGCCGGGACGGAGAACGGGCGATGACCAAGCACTTCTTCGGCGACACCGCCGTCCTGCTGGGCCGGTCGCTGCGCCACATCACGCGCAGCGCCGACACCATCATCACGACGGCGTTGATGCCGATCGCCATGATGCTGATGTTCGTCTACGTCTTCGGTGGCGCGATCGACACCGGGACGGGTTCCTACGTGAACTACCTGCTGCCCGGAATCCTGCTCATCACCGTGGCGTCCGGGATCGCCTACACGGCGCTGCGGCTCTTCCAGGACATGAAAGGCGGCATCTTCGAGCGGTTCCAGTCCATGCCGATCGCGCGGTCGGCGGTGCTGTGGGCGCACGTGCTGACGTCGCTGGTGGCCAACCTGATCTCGCTGGTGGTCGTCGTGGGCGTCGCCCTGCTCATGGGCTTCCGTTCGGGGGCGGGCGTGGGGGCGTGGCTCGCGGTCGCCGGCATCCTGCTGCTGTTCACCCTGGCGTTGACGTGGCTCGCCGTCATCCCCGGGCTCACGGCGAAGTCCGTGGACGGCGCGAGCGCGTTCTCCTACCCGCTCATCTTCCTGCCGTTCCTGAGCTCGGCGTTCGTGCCGACCGGCACGATGCCCGGCCCGGTGCGCGCCTTCGCCGAGAACCAGCCGGTGACGTCCATCGTCAACGCCCTGCGCGCCCTGTTCACGCAGCAACCGGTGGGCACGGGTATCTGGACCGCCCTCGCCTGGTGCGTCGGCATCCTCGTCGTCACGTACTTCCTCGCCACGATGACCTACCGCCGCAAGATCT
This genomic window from Amycolatopsis mongoliensis contains:
- a CDS encoding PKD domain-containing protein; translation: MKHSAFRRLLVAGLAVAAALVAPATAYAEAPSNDDFATATTVTALPFKATQDVGEATASADDPTSCYAWIASSVWYDYTASADGFVRALPSGTGQLPFVAVYTGERGALAQVPGACAEWDNGPSVTFPVTAGQTYHIMLFKQYSGAGQPTTLDISSVPREPNDDFATAAVATLPGTFSGDLTRSTAEPGEAAPSCDPGADQSVWYRYTPDRTRPISVEARSRWSPSVAVYRGDALPALSEVDCKAALDTTKRVVFTATAGQQYWIRVADDAEDASWYDIRLTTAPALTPNANTWPSTPSVFDDVSFSVNAGDRLGRPLVRGELKFGDGTSVQLTSNTSVTHRYAADGDYHLEISATTDDGRSGTGSQTLHVETHDVTLTGLSLPAQARVGQTKPVKVSVVNNRYDEKVVVSLRRKAESGYYQEVGTLTQWVPAGGRVDFPFAYTYTAADAAAGQAEFEVTASIDGRYDGDDHAVDNRLTASTAVRAQSGLRAS
- a CDS encoding zinc-dependent alcohol dehydrogenase yields the protein MKAAVVTEFSSPLELREVPVPEPGPGQLLVRLETCGICHTDIHAAHGDWPVKPALPLIPGHEGVGVVERVGAGVAESRLGQRVALPWLGSACGECGFCVSGWETLCESQQNTGYSIDGGYAEYAVADARYAVPVPDGVPPIEASPLTCAGVTTYKAVKVGNVRPADRVAIFGVGGLGHLAIQYARIAGGFVTAVDIEPGKLDLARELGADLVVDASAGDPADAIQAEGGADVAIVLAATPSAFEQALRSLRRGGRLVCVGIPAGGVLPVPIFEAVIKGISVIGSIVGTRKDLAEVFALHAAGRTTVTAEARKLEDINQAFADVLGNRVPARLVIEY
- a CDS encoding PadR family transcriptional regulator, with the translated sequence MGKLATEMLKGTLEGIVLAILAGRPAYGYEITAGLRAQGFSDIAEGTVYALLVRIEQRGLVDVEKVPSEKGPPRKVFSLNAEGREYLEEFWKTWSFLVERLERLREGGK
- a CDS encoding DUF1048 domain-containing protein is translated as MVVSKIVETLIGPKKQWRQYKARVKQLPESYRTAIEALERYLMYFGGAGDGVAIFQDLIDLFEQSAANGTPIREIVGEDPVEFIELFARNYPQGQWVVRERNRLTAAIERAAGEDAGKKRAV
- a CDS encoding ABC transporter ATP-binding protein, whose translation is MAEDVIRVRGLEKSFKALRVLRGVDFDVERRSIFALLGSNGAGKTTVIKILSTLLKADAGTATVNGFDVATQAEQVRGSFSLTGQFAAVDEILSGRENLVLVARLRHLENPGKIADDLLDRFSLTDAATRKVSTYSGGMRRRLDIAMSLIGDPPVIFLDEPTTGLDPQARIEVWQTVKELAGRGTTVLLTTQYLEEAEQLADRIAILHEGRIIVNGTLAELKQLLPPAKVEYVEKQPTLEEVFLALVGGDRTAGTENGR
- a CDS encoding ABC transporter permease gives rise to the protein MTKHFFGDTAVLLGRSLRHITRSADTIITTALMPIAMMLMFVYVFGGAIDTGTGSYVNYLLPGILLITVASGIAYTALRLFQDMKGGIFERFQSMPIARSAVLWAHVLTSLVANLISLVVVVGVALLMGFRSGAGVGAWLAVAGILLLFTLALTWLAVIPGLTAKSVDGASAFSYPLIFLPFLSSAFVPTGTMPGPVRAFAENQPVTSIVNALRALFTQQPVGTGIWTALAWCVGILVVTYFLATMTYRRKIS